The Mytilus edulis chromosome 12, xbMytEdul2.2, whole genome shotgun sequence genome contains a region encoding:
- the LOC139497269 gene encoding zinc finger protein 862-like has product MLQWTAGAKPGKAFKRKRTDDDVTEQKKKYEVTRTRGFKPHWKNDRQWLQFDEKSSVMVCTYCKDNNKSNNFAKGTSNFRLEAIQAHENSQQHKTASLVSTRPAAEKSEAAKAVVKLKAHEYDRMNVLFRNAHAIAKHHLAFKFYPILCQLDKAKGLDVGETYLNDKKAREFVHHIANVSRSQVNELLDASKFISVTCDGTSDFTGDEYESLYVRTSISGKVTDSFFCLGTAESACALDIFSFIKSTFEREDRTSNTDLWTKIVGFGSDGASNMQGKRSGVAAHLREENPEIVIIHCLAHRLELAFKDAIKQIGNRLYEKTTTLLLGWFKIKKSIIIFLLQNIH; this is encoded by the exons ATGCTTCAATGGACAGCCGGGGCAAAGCCAGGAAAggcttttaaaagaaaaagaacagaTGATGATGTTacggaacaaaaaaaaaagtacgaGGTCACCAGGACCAGAGGGTTTAAACCCCATTGGAAAAACGACCGTCAGTGGTTGCAGTTCGATGAAAAGTCATCTGTTATGGTTTGCACGTATTGCAAAGACAATAACAAAAGCAACAATTTTGCTAAAGGGACTTCCAACTTCAGGCTTGAAGCAATACAAGCTCATGAAAATTCCCAGCAACATAAAACTGCCTCACTTGTTTCAACAAGGCCAGCTGCTGAAAAATCAGAGGCAGCTAAGGCTGTTGTGAAATTGAAAGCTCATGAGTATGACAGGATGAATGTTCTTTTTCGCAATGCACATGCAATTGCAAAACATCATCTAGCATTCAAATTTTATCCCATTTTATGCCAGCTAGACAAGGCCAAAGGTTTAGATGTTGGCGAAACTTATTTGAATGACAAAAAGGCAAGAGAATTTGTTCACCATATCGCTAATGTCTCAAGAAGTCAAGTAAACGAGTTATTGGATGCCTCGAAATTTATCAGTGTAACATGTGATGGGACAAGTGATTTTACGGGAGACGAGTATGAGTCACTATATGTTCGTACATCTATAAGTGGAAAAGTCACTGACAGTTTCTTTTGTTTAGGAACAGCAGAGTCAGCCTGTGCCTtagatattttttcatttataaagtcAACTTTTGAAAGAGAAGATCGTACATCTAATACTGACTTGTGGACGAAAATAGTAGGGTTTGGTTCTGATGGCGCATCAAATATGCAAG gCAAAAGAAGTGGTGTTGCTGCTCACCTGAGAGAGGAAAATCCAGAGATTGTAATTATTCATTGTCTAGCCCATAGGTTAGAATTAGCATTCAAGGATGCAATAAAACAAATTGGAAACAGACTATATGAAAAGACAACAACACTCCTATTAGGTTGGTTTAAAATTAAGAAGTCAATTATTATTTTCCTGCTGCAAAATATTCATTAG